A single window of Hyla sarda isolate aHylSar1 chromosome 2, aHylSar1.hap1, whole genome shotgun sequence DNA harbors:
- the LOC130357663 gene encoding protein spinster homolog 1-like, whose protein sequence is MASPQDPLLKEEEEAMEDHSDMDVEKGDIPERQNLPSLSVMSTARSIITVVILAFVNLLIYANRSSVAGVLPYIQKAYDTNASLSGLLNTLFIGSYVLVAPIAGYLGDHCNKKYTVCAGVIVWLSMTLTLSFIPDGYFLLFLLTSGLVGAGEATFCTIAPSIIADLFTSDQRTRMLNVFYSVITVGCGLGYIIGPKVTDAARGDWHWAFRVTPGLGLIAVALMILVTKELPRTTTNGKNNKSQKFAKWATDLKKLFKNRSFMLTTMGSTAVSFIVGAIGVWGPSYLTHARTLLQEKDPCRAEPCDYHDILIFGVVTVVSGILGVVAGTEISKRYRKSNPRADPLVCGCAMMLSAPFLLLALTFGNISLVATNIFIFIGETLLSVNFTLISDIILKVVTPWRRSSALAVQMTIYHLLGDAGSPYLIGLISDTYERGYAKSPLLKYRSLEYALMTCTIMAVIGGAFFMATALYIERDEKEAEMESEPPSSSSSSLLPAD, encoded by the coding sequence atggcctctccacaagacccattgctgaaggaggaggaagaagcaatggaggaccatagtgatatggatgtagaaaagggcgatatccctgagaggcagaacctgccatctctaagcgtgatgtccaccgcacgttccatcatcaccgtagtgatcctcgcctttgttaatttgctcatctatgcaaatcgctccagcgtggcgggggtgctgccttatatacagaaagcatatgacaccaatgctagtctgtccggcttattgaatacattgttcattggaagctacgtgctggtcgcaccaattgccggatatttgggcgaccactgtaataagaaatatactgtttgcgcaggagtcatcgtttggctaagcatgacacttaccctgtcattcatccctgatgggtacttcctgctcttcctgctgacgagtggactggttggagccggagaggcgactttctgcaccatcgccccctcaatcattgcagacctttttacaagtgaccagcggacccgcatgctgaacgtgttttactccgtcataactgtaggctgcggactaggctacatcatcgggcccaaagtgactgatgcagcaaggggcgattggcactgggcatttcgggtcacccctggcctgggcctcatagctgtggctttgatgattttggtcacaaaggagcttccaagaacgactacaaacgggaagaacaacaaatcccagaagtttgccaaatgggcgacagatctgaaaaaactatttaaaaatcgaagcttcatgctaaccaccatgggatcgacggctgtatccttcatagtgggagccataggtgtatggggtccgtcatacctgacccacgcaagaacactcctacaagagaaggacccttgccgtgctgaaccgtgtgactatcacgacatcctaatatttggtgtggttacagtcgtttccggcattctgggagttgtagcagggacggagataagtaaaagatatcgcaaatccaacccacgggcggacccgcttgtgtgtggatgcgcgatgatgctctccgccccttttcttctgttggcattgacttttggcaacatcagcctcgttgccaccaacatcttcatcttcatcggagagacgcttctgtcagtaaatttcaccctcatatctgacattatactaaaagtagtaactccgtggaggagatcttcagccctggccgtgcagatgacaatctatcacctcctaggtgacgccggcagcccgtacctcatcggcctgatatctgacacctacgaacgaggatatgccaaatcccctcttctgaaataccgcagcctggagtatgcactcatgacctgcaccataatggcagtcattggaggggccttcttcatggccacggccctatatatagagagggacgaaaaagaagcagagatggaatcagaacctccgtcatcctcctcctcctcactgcttcctgccgattag